From the genome of Poecilia reticulata strain Guanapo linkage group LG22, Guppy_female_1.0+MT, whole genome shotgun sequence:
tgCTTTTATGTAATTACCTTTCCGCTGTTACTTTATCTGCTCTTGTAAACTGCAGTGCGAGTTCTGGCCAgaaaaaagatgagagaaaGTTATGGCCCATGTCCAATCACCCTGTAAGGAGGGAGGAATGCCGCTGATGCCGTCCCATTTAGCTGAGCTTCCCCCTGCAGAACTTGTGGGGACGGTTCTCCTTTACTGTCTCAATCTGCTCCCTCTTCCCAGCTCAGCTATCAAGGCTTTCTTACCACGTTTAAAGGCCTTTATGAGGCACCGTTTTGATTAGGCTCCAGGCTCCTGCATATTCACCATCCCTGCTTGCATGGACGCATGATTTGAGGTCTGTGTCAGACCTTTCTTGTCAAACTACTAATTATACTCAAAATACTGACTGAACCCCGAACTTTAAATGTCACCTTCCCCTCACGCTGATATTTGCCAAGTGACTTTATTCTCACTAATGGCTTCAGATTAATTGCTCTCCTTTCTGCCGTTGAAGTCATCTGCTGTTCTAGTCGTATGCCACGGTTAATGATGTGCTATAGGGCCTCTGAGTGCCTGCCAGCCAACCGGTGATTGAGATACTGGTTTTAGAGAAGGCACCAGATGGGCTTTTAGTAGAGGGAATGGTCCCGTGCATAAGAGTAAAAAGCACTGCAGGAAAAATAACACGGAATACTAATTTCTCAATTTGATGCTATGCAGTTGATGCGGTCGTAAACGCAGGCTGTTTTCAACCCGAGCCGGCTCACATCTGTCCCCAGGTCAGGGCTTTCCTGCAGCCGCCCATGCAGGGCGTCGTCCTGGAGACCTACGGCAGTGGGAACGCGCCCGATAACCGCCCCGAtcttctggaggagctgagtaaGGCCACCGACAACGGTGTCATCATAGTCAACTGCACCCAGTGTCTGAGGGGGACGGTCTCAGCCTCCTACGCCACTGGAAGGGTaccagagtttgttttatgataattaaaacaatatgCACTTGCAATATAATTGTTTAATATTGCTGTGACTTgctcatgcttttatttttatttttttctaagcgCGGTAAGCATATTGGTCTTAAAAATTTCTTACAATCGTCTCCTGCTGTGGAAGTCCCAACTTCATATATGCAACTGCCAGATATATTACTTTGAATTtattatgtattaaaaatatttcatatttcctgTGCTACAGTCttccattaaaaacaaatattcatgtCTCGTTAAACAGACACATATATAATTGATGAACTACTCAAACATTTAaggaatttaaattttattttatgcatgtcATTCCACGTCTGTTTAAGAGATTACATACATAAACAAAAGTTAACTTTTCatccaagtattttttatttattttgcaattttgcaAGTGGTTATTATACAATCTGCTTTGCAAATGAGTGGTTTGTCTGACTTTTCAGGTGTTGATGGATGCCGGTTTGTTAGCCGGAGGTGACATGACCCCTGAGGCCGCCTTGTCAAAACTGTCCTACGTTCTGGCTAAGAAAGAGCTCACTCTGGATGCTCAGAAAAAGGTTATTTGCTCTAAAAACGTCACTCTTTTTTGGTGTCGATGTGAACTTTTCAAAGAAGGAAAGTCATGACagtaaaaaactgttttgtccTCTCGTCCAGATGATGGCTCAAAACCTGCGAGGTGAGATGAGCGCCGACCTCGAAGGAGCCAAACTGTGTTTGAGCGACAGCAGGTTCATCCAGGTCATTGCCAAGTCTCTGAGCGTTAGCTGCAAGGAGGTAGGCAGACAGACGCCCACGCACGTGTTTCAACCCCTGCAACAGCTAAACAGGATTCTCAGCAAACCAGTTGATAACAGGACGATCAAGTCCTAAGTTCTTACACTTGTCTTTGtgttagttttttcatttaaattctcAGGAAAGCTCAGCGGGGCTTgtgtccttccagtttttcgtACAAGTCTTAATGTCACATCAAAGCATCGACATATTGGATAGAATTGTTATCAAACTGTAAAAACGTCTGTGCAGCTCTTGATATATTTCAGTAAAGtcttaaacttttttcatgtttcatcctGTTAAAACCACGATGTATTTGATTGGGATGCAATATGGTAACTGAATACAAAGTAATGCAtagttgtgaagtgaaagaCAAAACGTTAAAGGTTCTCTTTTCAATTGGACGGCAACCTTaagcataaaaaatgaaaactatgtaccattttccttccactttgctgTTATAGACTAATTTGTGCCGGTCTGTTTaagaaaatcccaataaaatacattttgatttgtagtaatgatgaacatttttcacagtATTTTGTAGtatttgatgcaaaaaaaaataaaggtgaggatagaaattattaaacaatccAATGCAGTCTTTTGGGGCCAGTAAGTTGGATGACTTTGACTGCATGTTATTGCCCCACATGAcccataaacaaacaaaaaagcatttgcaaaaatgtatttgtaattttttaaaagggGCTACTTCATGATACTAGAGATGTAAAGTCacttttttattgataaaagtTAACAAACATTGGCATAGtgtttaaaataatcacaatttaCAAACTTTGGAAAGAGGATTTTTATCAAGTTCCCCAAAAGACATAATTTTTAATCTCTTACATTTCCTGACATCCAAAAGGAACTGGAGGCCATCCGTGATGCCCTGACTCCTTCACTGGCATGTGCTGCTGCTAAGATTGGGGACACAGAAGCTTTAGTAGCTCTTAAGGAAATGGTAAGCAGCCATTCCCTCTCATTGTGTCATATAAACAAAAGCTGTTTGATGCACTCTCACTCATTTTAGCTATAGCCTTGTACATCAGCAGAGGCAGGTTCTGACCTTTCTTATCTTCTCATGTTTGGGTAGCAGGGTCAGTGTCCACAGTTAAAACTCACACTGataatttgccaaaaaaaatgtcaaggttaggcttttgaaaaaaatggacGTCCAAGTTCACACAAAGCCAAATAGAATTTGGAAACGTAGACGTAGGTGTTTTTGTAGCTTTGGTACCAGCAACACCTTCCTGTGAATTTGGCTAAACATGCTGTTGATATAGTTTGTAATCTGTAGAACAATTTATACCTTTTTGTTAGAAATTACttaaccacataaaaaaaagaagaacacaaGCTTTTATGCCTCTTGTGACATCACATGAGGTTTAGGACAACTACAAAAATATCGGGAACTATACAGGATGGCAGGTGTTTGCTGACTCTTTTTTAACACAAGTTTAAATGTGGTGGGTAATTCTGAAAGCTAAGAGAGTGTGCACACTTATGCAACCACAtcatacttgtttttttgtaattttccccTGTGAAaattttcagcttgtttttcagCTGAGTTTTACAGGTTTGCTAAGGAAAGTCAAAACTCTTGCAACTCAAATAGACACTGACTGCATCAAGATCTCTGTCGAAATCtgtcaaaagaaaacagatttcaaatcaataataaatacaCTGCTTAATAGCATTTTTAAAGCCACTATTTGAATTTTTGACAtattatatttctgaaaatacagCTAAGGACTGCTaaactgatgttttctgttATATTGTTTAAAGCTCTGCAAGTAAACctgatcatttattttgaacattggCCATTTTGCTCATAATAAACTCCAGCCTGTGTGACTGTTgggtatttatttaatttggacGTTTATGACAGAGACATCAACACACCCCGCACCTGTTTTTACTGTGTTGGACAGCCAACCTGCAGGGCTGATTTTCCTGTGTTTCAGGGAAGCGACTTACGTCTGGGCGACTTTGACGGACGCACGCCTCTGCACATCGCTGCTTGTGAGGGTCACCTCCGACTTGTGCAATACCTGCTCAACCAGGGAGCCTCTGTCCATGCGAAAGATCGCTATGGAGACACACCCCTATGCAACGCTGTGCGCTTCAGGTAAAGCCGCATCGAGCgctgatgtgtttgtttttaatctgctcaTTAAAGTTATGAAGTTGCAGATGTATAAACCCCCCCTCTTGGCCATTAGCAACAATTGTCATTCCTCACAGACCTCAAAGTGTTTTCCTGAAAACATGTTGTTAATAGCTGCTATAGCGGAGATTTCATTAAACGAGCTGCTGCGAGGCAGGGAATTTGGTTCTGCCTAAATGAGGAGAAGGGAAAAGCGTCTGTATTAGTCGGGAGGGGGTGAAAAAATTCAGAGGAGAGACTCATAATGGAGTTTAGAGGCCAACAATAATTACAAACTAATTAGGCTAATTGTCATCTGACAGTTTAGAGagtgtttatgttttacaagTGCTTTCTTTTCCCTCCGAAGTCTTTCTGTACGTCTGCTGGTGAAAATCATGCTTCACGTTTCCATGTTGGAGCGATGATTAAGCCTGAGGAGGGAGACGGTGTGTGTCACAACGCTACCAGGTTGCTCTTGTCTTACTTTAACGGTTGGCACTGCAAGCGTGGACTTGTTTCCTTTGTGATACTGGAGTGATGCATCGGCCCACAGGGACCTGTCGTTACTGAACAGGTCCTACAGAACGTTGCACGGCTTCTGTCAGCGGATTCCTGCCTTAATGGTTTCAGTGAAACGACTGCAAGCAGCCCGACAGAACTGAGGTTTGGAGGTGCTGTCTGTATCGCTGATGTATTTGCCACTGAACTTTCACACCACACTGCAGCCTGACGTCCATATAAGGGAAAGCTAGGAGTTGTACAGACTGAAAGCTTGAAGAACAACTGTGGGGAGTGCCTTAATAACCAGTCTTACCAGCTTGCTCCCAGTTTCACAGATGAAAGATACTAGTTTGTTTCTTCTCTTAGactccttttttccttccaggagTTTCTGTGGTTCTTATGTCACACAATCTATAGAATTAACAAATtgctttttagttattttgcaCTGTTGTccttaataatgttttttatggaCATTGGTACACAAAGGTAAACAGTTGTGGATATTAGGCCTAACTTGCTGTGTCTTGTCACAGTGACTGTCCCTGCAGGTGACTCTTGTGTGGGTGGCTCAATGTGGGGATAAGGAACCTGTCTTAACACGTCAGACAACGACTACAACCACACTAACTCTTACAGCGGCACAATAACATCAGTTAAATGCTGCAGAGCAATCTTTGCTTGAAGGAAGTCCAAGTCTAAATATTGCTTAACTGAAATGATTGAACGTTACACGAGCACAAAAGTGTTTGATTGCCTCTGAGTGGGCGGTTAATTTATAGGTTCttgtgaacaaataaaaataattggaCTAAAAATTAATTCTGTGATATTTGAACTGACCACAAAAAGGGCGTTGTGGTTTTTGAGGCTTTATTTGAACCCttaatgattttatattttgtattttaccaaatgttgcctaaataaaatgtgattatgagaattaattatatatatatatatatataaaaagtgtaACATGTTTCCAAATTCAGTTATAAAAACTACTGTTGTAACTTGTATTACTCAGGTTTcttcaaaaagttgttttacacGCTGGTAGCTGTGGGCAGCAAGGATCCACTTCAGCAGTCAGtattacagtgaatttgaagaagcctctgactgaggACACTCTGGTTGTATGAAGCTAAAATACTAGCTAAGTCAATCCAATGCCTAGGAAAAAATAGACAAGCAGaaactttaaatgaaagcattttGTGACACGCTGAAGGACTCACACAACATATTACAAACCTGTTTCAGGGTTGGACATGAAAGAAATCTAAGGGAAACCTTTTTGTCCAAAACTATTAAAGAAAGAGGCAAAAGCCTGTGACGAGTAAAattccaccaaaaaaaactgaaattttgagattcattTCACATGTTTACAAGAAAACGTGGATAGCCTTTGCTGTCGTAAATTTGTGAGGAAGAAAATTTCAATTTTCCACGACTAAAGGCATAATGTTACGATATTAAGACTCCCGTACTCTCTGACATTGTGAAGTCAGAAACTCAAGATGTTTTCTGAGATTATAGGGTCAGACATTTGCAACAAAAAGTGACAGAAGTCTACTAACACTGAGGTAGAAAAATGTAGGGGATGCTCATCTGGATATTTTCCAAAGTGTAAGTGGGACATACTTTTACTGAATCAGAGTGACACGTACCTTGTGCAGACTCGCCATAAAAATCTCAAACACGATCCGGAATAAACGcctgaggaagaaactgcaaCATGCTGAGATGTTGGAGAATATACTAGATTCAATACATTTCTGCGCTAAATCATTAAATatacacatcttttttttcttggaaatatgtgaaataaatcttaattcagtttttttttcactctgtgtccaatttcttttttcttttatctagaATGGTTAATATACTCAGTCCTAGATATGTTTAAAAAGTCTCACATTgaatgaaacaacaaatgagCTAAGCAgaagttaaagttttcaaaaactttaaCTTCTGCTTTAACAAAGCATGAAGATGCAATGATGTCTTTGTTGCCACTAAAGCACAAAAGCATAGATCTtgccttcaattttttttacatacactTAATTGTTTTAAACGCTGTTGATAAATTCATATTACAAGTTGGTTAATGTCCGAAAAATCTATTTATAGGACCTTATAACTTATATTCCAGTGAGGTGATACCATTTTTTAATGAgctaatattaaaattatacaaTGGCTTTATGAAATCTCCTTATTGTGCAGCATCAcattaaactgtaaattataGGTAAAGTGTGAATTAATTGAGATTCTGTGTTTTCGTCTTATTTAGGCACAAGGACGTGGTGAGGTTGCTGAGGAAGACCGGAGCCCACTTCTCcagagagcagctggaggaagcaggaagtgagcTGTGCAGGTCAGACCGACCAGAAAGACGTTTCGGGACTTTACCCACACCGCTCGGTTTTCTGAACCATCCACGCTGACCCGTCCTGCATAGCTGACACAGGTCCAACCAGTTGCCCAAGTGTTTCACATGCACCAAGAATGCGACCTTGTTGCATAGTTGTGGACCCAATCTGCATCTCCAAAACGCGCACTGCGCAGACCGGGCTGTTATTTATCTACACGTGACACTCAACTGGTTTTGTCGGGACCTATTCAGCGTTGTACGAGCGCACATTTCGTTTTCCATCAGTTAAGACGAAACAAAAGCATCTGCTAATCTGTTGATTTGTTCCTCTGATGTGTTGGCTCAGCTTCAGGGAACTCTCTTTCTTCaccctcagtttttttttttttcatttttgattttgctttaataaaagcgttacattgtgtttgtgtgtgtgtcagcctCGCGGCCAGTGGCGATAAAGAGGGCCTTGATATCTGGAGAATCGCCGGGGCAGATCTCACCAGACCAGGCTACGACGGGAAGACGGCCATTGAAGTGGTGGGTTTGAGAGAGACTTGGTCTGCTGTGATAACACTCGTCAGTTCAGAAAGTCTAATAAATCTCTCTTCTTCTGTCTCAGGCTCAAGCTGCAGGCAATAAGGACGTAGTGGAGGTTTTAAACTCATGCATGAACAGCAAAACCATGGTAAACAGTTTTCCCATCCTCCTTTAGACATGAGCCtaaattaaatcaaaccaaCTTTTTTATTCTGCCTATTAATTGCTTGTCTTGTTCATTTCAGCCCATATTTGATGAACTAAATGAATATGATGAatataataatgatgatgatgatgatgaggaggtaAATGACATGTGGTGAACTTCCCAGTTTGTTGCTCCTTTCCCACAGCGAGCATGGCTGCCTGAGTTCCCCTTCATTCAGGGTTCATAAAACGCTCGTCCAGATCGCCATAGCGATCACTATGATCTGACTCAAATTTcaagagaaggaaggaaggacagagGGGAGGGAAGGGAAGCGTTATTGTTCCAGAAACCCCTAGAACTTTTCATGTTTGCCCCTGTTAtagttttattgtgaattaGCATGTAGcgtcaacacaaagcagcacatggTTGTAATGTGcaaagaaagagattttttttctacatctaaaatctgaaaagtgtggcatgcatttgcatttagTAAATCTGAGTAGTTAGAAAACCACTTTT
Proteins encoded in this window:
- the aspg gene encoding 60 kDa lysophospholipase isoform X2, translating into MAECSTNTLGRALSHPTLIETNDVSPPSVQLHPSRWRKLSSCSSLENLEKVTSPCGSESRVLVINTGGTIGMTLHDTGYAPKANALVENLRKLPILHDELYAHQTCLYEYYKLENTLVLPPSKLNKRIIYTILEYSPLLDSSNMTTEDWGRIGKDIEKNYENFDGFVILHGTDTMAYTASALSFMCEHLGKPIVLTGSQVPIYELRNDGRDNLLGALLIAGQFVIPEVCLYFYNKLYRGNRVTKVDASSFNAFNSPNLPPLATAEVDFKINWDTVWRANTTAKFQVRTELNRNVGLLRLFPGITASTVRAFLQPPMQGVVLETYGSGNAPDNRPDLLEELSKATDNGVIIVNCTQCLRGTVSASYATGRVLMDAGLLAGGDMTPEAALSKLSYVLAKKELTLDAQKKMMAQNLRGEMSADLEGAKLCLSDSRFIQVIAKSLSVSCKEELEAIRDALTPSLACAAAKIGDTEALVALKEMGSDLRLGDFDGRTPLHIAACEGHLRLVQYLLNQGASVHAKDRYGDTPLCNAVRFRHKDVVRLLRKTGAHFSREQLEEAGSELCSLAASGDKEGLDIWRIAGADLTRPGYDGKTAIEVAQAAGNKDVVEVLNSCMNSKTMPIFDELNEYDEYNNDDDDDEENGAAIEFTAKPALL